The following proteins come from a genomic window of Malus sylvestris chromosome 4, drMalSylv7.2, whole genome shotgun sequence:
- the LOC126618911 gene encoding probable calcium-binding protein CML13, with the protein MGKDLSDDQVSSMKEAFTLFDTDNDGKIAPSELGILMRSLGGNPTQAQLKSIVAEEKLTAPFDFPRFLDLMAKHMKPEPFDRQLRDAFKVLDKDATGFVSVSELRHILTSIGEKLEPSEFDEWIREVDVGSDGKIKYEDFIARMVAK; encoded by the coding sequence ATGGGCAAAGATCTGAGCGATGACCAAGTATCGTCGATGAAGGAGGCGTTCACGCTCTTCGACACCGACAACGACGGCAAGATTGCTCCGTCGGAGCTCGGGATCCTAATGCGATCTCTCGGCGGCAACCCGACCCAGGCCCAACTCAAATCCATAGTCGCCGAGGAGAAGCTCACCGCCCCCTTCGACTTCCCTCGCTTCCTCGACCTCATGGCCAAGCACATGAAGCCCGAGCCCTTCGATCGCCAGCTCCGCGACGCCTTCAAGGTCCTCGACAAGGACGCAACAGGCTTCGTGTCCGTGTCGGAGCTCCGGCACATCCTCACCAGCATCGGCGAGAAATTGGAGCCGTCCGAGTTCGACGAGTGGATCCGGGAGGTGGATGTCGGGTCCGATGGCAAGATCAAATACGAGGACTTCATTGCCAGAATGGTGGCCAAGTGA
- the LOC126618910 gene encoding uncharacterized protein LOC126618910 produces the protein MKGVYSAPGDYIYFKSQVPLHKIPIGTKQWRYYDFGPKVVPPLICLPGTAGTADVCYKQIMSLSMKGYRVISVDIPRVWNHHEWILAFEKFLDAIDVHHIHIYGTSLGGFLAQLFAQHRPRRVRSLILSNTFLDTRSFSAAMPWAPVISWTPSFLLKRYVLTGIHDGPHEPFIADSVDFVVSQVETLSREDLASRLTLTTDAASVGPLLLTDSFITIMDTNDYSGIPQQLKDEVGERYPDARRAQLKSGGDFPFLSRPDEVNLHLQLHLRRVGVEPRPDLVPGFSKGGGGSSSKENEKKDEKKDPEDPPKDDRGNPDNPFAETRLPPAPESSESRSSDNQLVSNAKFCHVGNEDMMVSLPSGFLNNQHAIATEFVMRLSWEIFALHLHSYHVVSLYISLNCNRKLRPLV, from the exons ATGAAAGGCGTCTACTCGGCGCCCGGAGATTACATCTACTTCAAGTCCCAGGTCCCTCTTCACAAGATCCCT ATTGGCACAAAGCAGTGGCGATACTAtgattttggcccaaaagtggTACCTCCTCTTATTTGTCTTCCTGGAACAGCAGGGACAGCCGATGTCTGCTACAAGCAGATCATGTCATTGTCCATGAAG GGTTATCGGGTGATTTCTGTTGATATTCCACGTGTATGGAATCATCATGAGTGGATTCTAGCATTCGAGAAATTCTTGGATGCTATTGATGTTCATCAC ATACATATCTATGGCACATCCCTTGGGGGCTTCTTGGCTCAACTTTTTGCTCAGCATCGTCCAAGACGAGTTCGATCATTGATACTATCAAACACATTTTTGGACACGCGCAGCTTCTCTGCAGCAATGCCTTGGGCTCCCGT CATTAGTTGGACCCCTTCTTTTTTGTTGAAAAGATATGTCTTGACCGGAATACATGATGGCCCCCATGAGCCATTTATAGCAGATTCAGTGGACTTCGTTGTTTCTCAG GTTGAGACGCTCTCAAGAGAGGATCTGGCCTCCAGGTTGACTTTAACAACTGATGCTGCTTCAGTTGGACCTCTGTTGCTTACCGATTCATTCATCACTATAATGGAT ACAAATGACTACAGTGGGATTCCTCAACAACTCAAAGATGAAGTTGGTGAAAGGTATCCTGACGCAAGGCGAGCACAGTTGAAGAGTGGGGGAGATTTTCCATTCCTGTCCCGACCGGATGAAGTCAACTTACATCTTCAG CTGCATCTAAGACGTGTTGGTGTGGAACCTCGACCTGACTTGGTTCCAGGTTTTTCAAAGGGAGGTGGTGGTAGTTCTAGCAAAGAGAATGAGAAAAAAGACGAGAAAAAAGATCCAGAAGATCCACCCAAGGATGATAGGGGAAACCCGGATAATCCATTTGCAGAAACTCGGCTACCTCCTGCTCCAGAAAGTTCAGAATCTCGTAGCTCAGACAACCAGCTTGTCAGCAACGCAAAATTTTGCCACGTCGGTAATGAAGACATGATGGTTTCCTTGCCTTCTGGATTCTTGAATAACCAACATGCTATAGCCACTGAATTcgttatgcgacttagttgggaAATATTCGCTCTTCATCTGCATTCATATCATGTGGTATCGTTGTACATAAGTCTGAACTGTAATCGGAAGCTCAGGCCTCTTGTGTAA